A stretch of Eleutherodactylus coqui strain aEleCoq1 chromosome 2, aEleCoq1.hap1, whole genome shotgun sequence DNA encodes these proteins:
- the PGAM2 gene encoding phosphoglycerate mutase 2 has protein sequence MPHRLVLVRHGESSWNQENRFCGWFDADLSEKGTEEAKRGAQAIKDAKMEFDICFTSVLKRAVHTLWYIMDGTDQMWLPVHRSWRLNERHYGGLIGLNKAETAQKHGEEQVKIWRRSFDVPPPPMGEDHPYYKLISKDRRYADLTASELPSCESLKDTIARALPYWNDVIAPQILAGKRVLIAAHGNSLRGIVKHLDGMSDAAIMELNLPTGIPIVYELDDNLKPTKPMSFLGDEETVKKAMEAVAAQGKVKK, from the exons ATGCCTCACCGTTTAGTACTTGTACGTCATGGCGAAAGCTCATGGAACCAGGAGAATCGATTCTGTGGCTGGTTCGATGCTGACCTCAGCGAGAAAGGTACAGAGGAGGCTAAAAGAGGGGCTCAAGCCATTAAAGATGCAAAGATGGAGTTTGACATCTGCTTCACGTCTGTTCTGAAGAGGGCAGTGCATACCCTGTGGTATATCATGGATGGCACAGACCAGATGTGGCTGCCAGTACATAGGTCTTGGAGGCTGAATGAGCGTCATTATGGGGGTTTGATTGGACTCAATAAGGCAGAAACAGCGCAGAAGCATGGAGAGGAACAAGTCAAGATCTGGAGGAGGTCTTTCGACGTCCCTCCACCACCCATGGGAGAAGATCATCCATACTACAAGCTCATCAGCAAG GATCGGCGTTACGCAGACCTGACTGCAAGCGAGCTGCCTTCTTGTGAGAGTCTGAAGGACACTATTGCCCGTGCGCTGCCATACTGGAATGATGTCATCGCCCCACAGATCCTGGCCGGAAAAAGGGTTCTAATTGCAGCCCATGGGAACAGCTTGAGGGGTATTGTCAAACATCTGGACG GAATGTCTGATGCAGCCATTATGGAGCTTAACCTTCCCACTGGAATCCCTATTGTGTATGAGCTAGATGACAATTTAAAGCCAACCAAGCCCATGTCCTTCTTGGGAGACGAGGAGACTGTGAAAAAGGCGATGGAAGCAGTGGCCGCCCAAGGCAAGGTCAAGAAATAA